CGGCTGGCGCATGGGCTTTTCCGGCGATGCGCCGCCGGAGATCGCCGCGCATCTGCCCAAGGGGGAGCGCTATGGCCGCTGGATCGACCGGTTCGGTTTCTGGCGGGCGGCGGGGGTGTTCACCATCGTTGCCGCGCTGGTGGTCTGGGGCGCGCTGGAAGCGCCCGGCCTCATCGCGCCGCTGATCCCCAAGGCATGGGAGAATCGGATGGGCGACGCGATGGTCGGCGATTTCGGCGGCCGTTTCTGCCACACGCCGGCGGGCGACGCGGCGCTGCGCGCGCTGGTGGCGCGGATCGATCCCAAGGGGGAGGCGCGGGAGGTCGCGCTGGCCAATATCCCGCTGGTCAACGCCGTCACCCTGCCGGGCGGACGGATCATCCTGTTCGACGGACTGGTGCAGCAGGCGGGATCGCCCGATGAGGTGGCGGGCGTGCTGGGCCATGAACTAGGCCATGTCCGCCATCGCGACACGCTGACGGGCCTGGTGCGCCAGCTTGGCCTGAGCGCCGTGCTGGGCGGCTTTGGCGGCAATGCGGGCGGCTATCTGAACGGTGTCCTCTCACTCAGCTATGGACGGGATGCGGAAAGCGTGGCGGACAGCGTCGCCATCGACCAGATGCGCGCCGCCGCCATCTCACCCGCCGGTACGGCCGCCTTCTTCGCGCGCATGGGCGGAAAGGGAGAGGCGGATCGCACC
This genomic stretch from Sphingobium sp. BYY-5 harbors:
- a CDS encoding M48 family metallopeptidase; its protein translation is MSDFRPWHYDGRSAVRRSVVLLDADDGGFRLEESESGWTGEPVAWTDLTVIATESDRVAYGHRAIPGWRMGFSGDAPPEIAAHLPKGERYGRWIDRFGFWRAAGVFTIVAALVVWGALEAPGLIAPLIPKAWENRMGDAMVGDFGGRFCHTPAGDAALRALVARIDPKGEAREVALANIPLVNAVTLPGGRIILFDGLVQQAGSPDEVAGVLGHELGHVRHRDTLTGLVRQLGLSAVLGGFGGNAGGYLNGVLSLSYGRDAESVADSVAIDQMRAAAISPAGTAAFFARMGGKGEADRTEQAMTWLSSHPLSADRRKRFEQAVDKGGRYRPALDGAQWQALRTACKSDPHVAKAWASPF